Proteins encoded in a region of the Prunus persica cultivar Lovell chromosome G4, Prunus_persica_NCBIv2, whole genome shotgun sequence genome:
- the LOC18781274 gene encoding protein trichome birefringence-like 14 — protein MKGGYNFRLMGKPISLTLAALVCTTILFWAWEKNPFADTLLLAREHFTVPSIDFLGDSANNSSKPMKKNESVQGKDSHLITNEDTKVVENFGTAPIDSIAAFSPGMQESDGNMQSSFQTEACNYAKGRWVADSRRPLYSGLKCKQWLSEMWACRLTQRTDFSFEGYRWKPMNCEMPDFERSTFLRRMQDKTIAFIGDSLGRQQFQSLMCMASGGEDSPEVQNVGKEYGLVKRRGAIRPDGWAYRFPDTNTTILYYWSASLCDLVPLNISDKASDIAMHLDRPPAFMRQFLHRFDVLVLNTGHHWNRGKINGNRWVMYVDGKPNEDKKRAEIGNAKNFTVYSVVRWVDSQLPSHPRLKAFFRTISPRHFFNGDWNTGGTCDNTTPLAGGSEVVQEGSSDSVIDGALKGTKIKILDITALSQLRDEGHISHYSIRGKGNAGINDCLHWCLPGIPDAWNELLAAQI, from the exons ATGAAAGGAGGATATAACTTTAGATTGATGGGAAAACcaatctctctcactctgGCTGCCTTGGTTTGTACAACCATATTATTTTGGGCTTGGGAGAAAAATCCTTTTGCTGATACTCTACTACTGGCCCGGGAGCATTTTACAGTGCCTTCAATAG ATTTTCTTGGAGACTCTGCAAATAATTCCTCAAAACctatgaagaaaaatgaaagtgtTCAAGGGAAGGATTCACATTTGATCACAAATGAAGATACAAAAGTGGTAGAAAATTTTGGCACTGCACCAATAGATTCTATAGCCGCATTCTCTCCTGGAATGCAAGAAAGTGATGGGAACATGCAATCTTCTTTCCAGACTGAAG CGTGTAATTATGCCAAGGGTAGATGGGTTGCAGACAGCAGGCGGCCATTGTATTCTGGGTTGAAGTGTAAGCAGTGGTTATCAGAAATGTGGGCATGTAGACTAACACAACGAacagatttttcttttgagggaTACCGATGGAAGCCAATGAATTGTGAAATGCCAGACTTTGAGCGCTCTACCTTCTTGAGAAG AATgcaggacaaaacaattgctTTTATAGGAGATTCATTGGGTCGACAGCAATTCCAATCTTTGATGTGTATGGCAAGTGGTGGTGAGGACAGCCCAGAAGTGCAGAATGTCGGAAAGGAATATGGCCTTGTCAAACGTCGTGGAGCCATCCGTCCTGATGGCTGGGCTTATCGATTCCCAGACACTAATACCACTATCTTATATTACTGGTCAGCAAGCCTCTGCGATCTGGTGCCCCTTAACATCTCGGACAAAGCCAGTGATATTGCAATGCATCTGGATCGTCCCCCGGCTTTCATGAGACAATTTCTTCATCGCTTTGATGTGCTTGTTCTTAATACTGGGCATCATTGGAACAGGGGAAAGATTAATGGAAACCGGTGGGTAATGTATGTAGATGGAAAGCCCAATGAAGATAAGAAGCGTGCAGAAATTGGGAATGCCAAGAATTTTACTGTGTACAGTGTTGTCAGGTGGGTTGATTCACAACTTCCATCGCATCCTCGCCTCAAAGCTTTCTTTCGGACTATCTCACCGAGGCATTTCTTTAACGGTGACTGGAATACTGGGGGTACCTGTGATAATACTACTCCATTGGCTGGAGGAAGTGAAGTGGTCCAAGAAGGATCAAGTGATTCAGTAATCGATGGTGCTTTGAAAGGTACAAAGATAAAGATTTTGGACATAACTGCTCTTTCTCAATTAAGGGATGAGGGTCACATATCGCACTACAGCATTAGAGGAAAAGGAAATGCCGGTATAAATGATTGCTTGCACTGGTGCCTACCTGGAATTCCAGACGCATGGAATGAACTCCTTGCTGCACAAATATAG
- the LOC18779523 gene encoding uncharacterized protein LOC18779523 codes for MAVYNNAGAPGGSFICFISCFLFVSIVAGGGCLLMYMILPEPQTRGRYWLPIIGVALVCLPWVFWFLTFVYRLISRRSGSRFGVGNAGGAGGAKNINTAAAAGASVRAGTDAATPADKSSGGETGAMVAGEIELGSFKDGKRRVSSLSRTSSSINVSNHSNHSHESEMPLATSMAS; via the coding sequence ATGGCTGTATACAATAATGCAGGTGCCCCAGGAGGTTCGTTCATATGTTTCATCTCTTGCTTTTTATTCGTATCCATCGTGGCCGGAGGCGGGTGCCTTCTAATGTACATGATCCTGCCTGAACCACAAACCAGAGGTCGTTATTGGCTTCCCATTATTGGGGTTGCGCTGGTTTGCCTTCCATGGGTGTTCTGGTTCCTCACATTCGTATACAGACTCATTTCTCGGCGCTCTGGATCTAGGTTTGGCGTTGGCAATGCCGGAGGAGCTGGTGGtgcaaaaaatattaatacaGCTGCAGCTGCAGGTGCGAGTGTACGGGCCGGCACGGATGCGGCTACACCCGCTGATAAGTCTTCCGGGGGTGAAACCGGTGCGATGGTAGCTGGAGAGATAGAATTAGGAAGTTTCAAGGATGGAAAGCGAAGGGTTTCATCGTTAAGCCGCACTTCGTCAAGCATTAATGTATCTAATCATTCTAATCATTCTCATGAGAGTGAAATGCCTCTGGCCACATCAATGGCATCTTGA